From a region of the Lentimicrobiaceae bacterium genome:
- a CDS encoding polysaccharide biosynthesis C-terminal domain-containing protein produces the protein MNPLKKLAGQTAVYGLPTIIGRLLNYLLVPLYTRAFITSEYGVVTEFYAYVAFLFVILTYGMETAFFRFSSSEQNKSHVFSTALISLIVSSVLFLILAFAFAPSISFRMGYSEHTEYIRWFALVLATDAISTIPYANLRLKNKPLRFAFIKIVNIAANIGFNLFFILLCPYLMTHFPNSSISSAIETIYNPAIGVGYIFISNLIASVLTFAMLLPEIIRINFKIDFNLLKRMLKYSWPLLIFGMAGIVNETFDRVILKYLLPSHVDAMAQLGIYGACYKVSILMTLFIQTYRYAAEPFFFDQAGQKDAKKTYADMMHYFIIVCLLIFLGIMLYIDIVIRFIGKDFREGAGVIPILLAANLCLGIFYNLSVWFKLTDHTKTGALISLAGAGITIILNFILIPSMGYMGAAWATLACYASMMALSYVIGQKYYPVDYHLSRAAIYSLIATLIFVASVMLSNQNPWLKYAINTLLMAGFIMYIFRVEKQRFLSVIRKA, from the coding sequence TTGAACCCACTTAAAAAGCTTGCCGGCCAAACAGCAGTTTATGGTCTTCCTACCATCATTGGCAGATTGCTGAACTATTTGCTTGTTCCCCTTTATACCAGAGCTTTCATTACTTCTGAATACGGCGTTGTTACTGAATTCTACGCTTATGTGGCTTTTTTATTTGTGATTTTGACTTACGGAATGGAAACTGCTTTTTTCAGATTTTCATCAAGTGAACAAAACAAGTCTCATGTTTTTAGTACTGCCCTCATTTCACTAATTGTCTCCTCGGTACTTTTTCTCATACTGGCATTTGCATTCGCTCCTTCCATTTCCTTCAGGATGGGCTACAGTGAACATACGGAATACATCCGGTGGTTTGCTTTGGTTTTGGCGACTGACGCAATAAGCACAATACCTTATGCCAACCTCAGGCTGAAAAACAAGCCTCTTAGATTTGCATTTATAAAAATTGTAAACATTGCTGCCAATATAGGCTTTAACCTGTTTTTCATACTTCTTTGCCCTTATTTAATGACTCATTTTCCCAATAGTTCCATTTCATCTGCTATTGAAACAATTTACAATCCGGCAATTGGTGTTGGATATATTTTTATTTCAAATCTCATTGCCAGTGTATTGACATTTGCGATGTTGCTTCCCGAAATTATTCGAATCAACTTCAAAATCGATTTTAATCTGTTAAAAAGGATGCTGAAATACAGCTGGCCCTTATTGATTTTTGGTATGGCAGGAATTGTGAATGAAACTTTTGACCGAGTGATTCTCAAATATCTGCTTCCTTCCCATGTAGATGCCATGGCCCAACTTGGTATTTACGGCGCATGCTATAAAGTGTCAATATTAATGACTTTATTTATCCAGACGTACCGGTATGCAGCCGAACCTTTCTTCTTCGACCAGGCAGGCCAGAAAGATGCCAAAAAAACCTATGCAGATATGATGCATTACTTCATTATTGTGTGTCTTCTCATCTTTTTGGGGATAATGCTATACATAGACATAGTCATCCGTTTTATTGGAAAGGATTTCAGAGAAGGAGCAGGAGTAATTCCTATACTACTGGCTGCAAACTTATGCTTAGGAATTTTTTACAATCTGAGCGTTTGGTTTAAACTAACTGACCACACTAAAACGGGCGCCTTAATTTCACTGGCGGGGGCAGGCATTACAATCATCCTCAATTTTATACTGATTCCTTCAATGGGTTACATGGGAGCAGCATGGGCCACATTGGCCTGTTACGCCTCAATGATGGCACTTTCATACGTTATTGGACAAAAGTATTATCCTGTAGATTATCATCTCTCCAGGGCCGCCATTTACAGCCTGATAGCCACGCTTATTTTCGTAGCTTCAGTTATGCTTTCAAATCAGAATCCATGGCTAAAATATGCCATTAATACCCTGCTGATGGCTGGCTTTATCATGTACATTTTCCGTGTTGAAAAACAACGGTTTTTATCAGTTATCAGGAAAGCCTGA
- the dut gene encoding dUTP diphosphatase → MEINIVNNSSHPLPAYETIASAGMDIRACLSEPITIKSLERTLIPTGLFIELPNGYEAQIRPRSGLAAKSGITVLNSPGTIDADYRGEIKVILVNLSSEPFTINNGDRIAQMIIAQHTKATWVQVSELNQSERGAGGFGHTGQK, encoded by the coding sequence ATGGAAATCAACATTGTAAATAACTCATCTCATCCATTGCCTGCTTACGAAACCATAGCGTCAGCCGGAATGGATATAAGAGCTTGCCTTTCCGAACCCATTACCATTAAATCACTGGAGAGGACGCTGATACCTACCGGATTATTTATAGAGCTTCCCAATGGCTATGAGGCTCAAATCAGACCACGCAGCGGACTGGCTGCCAAATCGGGAATAACAGTTCTAAATTCGCCGGGAACGATTGACGCAGATTACAGGGGTGAAATTAAAGTGATACTTGTAAACCTCTCTTCGGAGCCTTTCACCATAAACAATGGCGACCGTATAGCACAAATGATTATTGCGCAGCACACCAAAGCTACATGGGTACAGGTATCCGAGCTTAACCAATCTGAACGGGGGGCCGGTGGATTTGGTCATACCGGACAAAAGTAG
- a CDS encoding DUF4292 domain-containing protein: MNKPLTGVKVLKFILLSVFALSLASCSSVRKTIKEPLKEQGADYLFDNLKSNELKYTFFSSRFATSFYQNKNETSFSGQIRIYKDSLIWISISPVLGIEMARLLITNDSVKYMNRINNNYFISDFNYINTLINSTLDFDMLQSFLTGNDFSFYENTSFKAQIDNQEYKLVTTNRRKLKKYVRNNQEINIPLQNIWLSPETFKINRVMIRELTQEGRKLEGRYQYESIGNQLVPVNLLFDLETSENKNIIKVDYSKINITDSLQFPFRIPEKYTRVDKF; this comes from the coding sequence ATGAATAAACCACTTACAGGAGTTAAGGTATTGAAATTTATACTCCTTTCAGTTTTTGCCCTATCGCTTGCATCATGCAGTTCAGTGCGCAAGACAATAAAAGAACCGTTAAAGGAACAAGGCGCTGATTACCTGTTTGATAATCTCAAATCAAATGAATTAAAGTATACTTTCTTTTCATCGCGGTTTGCCACATCTTTCTATCAGAATAAAAATGAAACTTCGTTCAGCGGACAAATCAGAATTTATAAAGACAGCCTTATCTGGATATCTATTTCTCCTGTTTTAGGCATTGAAATGGCCAGGCTGCTCATTACGAATGATTCGGTAAAATATATGAACCGAATCAATAATAACTATTTTATCAGCGACTTTAATTACATTAATACATTGATTAACAGCACGCTTGATTTTGATATGCTTCAGTCATTTCTTACCGGAAACGACTTCTCATTTTACGAAAATACTTCGTTTAAAGCCCAAATTGATAATCAGGAATATAAACTTGTAACCACCAACCGGAGAAAACTTAAGAAATATGTGCGTAACAATCAGGAAATTAATATCCCGTTACAAAATATATGGCTGAGTCCTGAAACCTTTAAAATAAACCGGGTTATGATTCGCGAACTCACGCAGGAAGGACGAAAACTAGAAGGTCGATATCAATATGAAAGTATTGGTAATCAGCTTGTTCCTGTTAATCTTCTTTTTGATTTAGAAACATCTGAAAACAAGAATATTATCAAAGTCGATTACAGTAAAATAAACATTACCGATAGTCTTCAGTTTCCTTTCCGAATTCCTGAAAAGTACACCAGAGTAGACAAGTTCTAA
- a CDS encoding tetratricopeptide repeat protein → MKLPVQIIFFLSFCIPIHLLAQEIPDSGETVIGKEETRMFREKQKANALFFEANKAKITDNIDKAILLFTQCTEEDPANDAAWYELSMLYFDQKEIEKSILSAQKAYELAPANTWYSLSLASLYANNNQPDDAIKVYEHLRQADPDNKSYAMDLANIWLQLDKPQEALKIYNELEAKSGINEELSMRKHQIYLATGKDKKALEELEKLADANAYDSRILSMLAEFYMLQGMKEKALLTYEQILKVDPENPYINISLADFYRQQGELQKATAYLKAGFYNPYLDADAKVQIMMTYYSQIKEYAGLEDEINELSGILVEMHPNEPRALILRGELLLMSEKFEEALDLFKKVNTLDPGKYQVWENILRINAYLENYSQLAQESSTAIDLFPVQPMPYYFNGIAHYLLKNYEKAIQSLTTGVKFIVNNNALSSDFYSMIGDNWHALEKDNESFAAYESALKFNPDNASVLNNYAYYLSIQGKDLEKAAKMAKRANELSPDNATFLDTYAWVFFKQGNYNQALIYIEKALQLNEKSGGVEYEHYGDILFRLNRISDAIIWWKKAQETGEGSTLLESKIKDGKLYE, encoded by the coding sequence ATGAAATTACCGGTTCAAATCATATTTTTCCTTTCATTTTGTATACCAATACATCTATTGGCTCAGGAAATTCCTGATTCAGGAGAAACAGTCATTGGAAAAGAAGAAACTCGCATGTTCAGGGAAAAACAAAAAGCCAATGCATTGTTTTTCGAGGCCAATAAAGCAAAAATCACCGACAACATAGATAAAGCCATCCTTCTTTTTACCCAATGCACTGAAGAAGACCCTGCAAACGATGCAGCCTGGTACGAATTATCGATGCTTTACTTTGACCAAAAGGAAATTGAAAAATCCATTTTATCGGCCCAAAAAGCTTATGAACTTGCCCCGGCCAACACATGGTACAGCCTTTCGTTGGCCAGTCTTTATGCCAATAACAACCAGCCTGATGATGCCATAAAAGTATATGAACATCTGAGACAGGCCGATCCTGATAATAAATCGTACGCCATGGATCTTGCCAATATATGGTTACAACTTGATAAACCCCAGGAGGCCCTCAAAATTTATAATGAATTAGAAGCCAAATCAGGAATAAATGAAGAACTGTCCATGCGCAAACATCAGATTTATCTTGCCACAGGTAAAGATAAAAAGGCGCTTGAAGAACTTGAAAAATTAGCTGATGCCAATGCATATGACAGCCGCATATTATCCATGCTGGCTGAATTTTATATGCTGCAGGGGATGAAAGAAAAGGCGTTATTAACTTACGAACAAATCTTAAAAGTTGACCCCGAAAACCCCTATATCAATATTTCACTTGCTGATTTTTACCGACAGCAAGGCGAACTGCAAAAAGCCACCGCCTATTTAAAAGCCGGTTTCTACAATCCATATCTCGACGCTGATGCCAAAGTACAAATCATGATGACCTATTATTCTCAAATTAAAGAATATGCTGGTTTGGAAGATGAAATCAATGAATTGTCGGGTATTCTGGTTGAAATGCATCCCAATGAACCACGTGCACTGATTTTAAGAGGTGAACTTCTGCTGATGAGTGAAAAGTTTGAAGAAGCACTTGACTTGTTCAAAAAGGTGAATACGCTTGACCCCGGAAAGTATCAGGTGTGGGAAAATATTTTAAGAATAAATGCTTATCTCGAAAATTATTCCCAGCTGGCGCAGGAAAGCAGCACTGCCATTGATTTGTTTCCTGTACAACCAATGCCTTACTACTTCAACGGAATTGCACACTATCTGCTTAAAAATTATGAAAAAGCCATTCAATCATTAACAACCGGAGTAAAATTCATTGTAAACAATAATGCACTTTCGTCTGATTTTTATAGCATGATTGGAGATAACTGGCATGCACTGGAAAAAGATAATGAGTCTTTTGCCGCTTATGAGTCAGCCTTAAAATTCAATCCTGATAATGCATCAGTACTCAATAACTATGCATATTATTTGTCAATTCAGGGCAAGGACCTTGAAAAAGCAGCAAAAATGGCAAAAAGGGCCAATGAATTAAGTCCGGATAATGCCACATTTTTGGATACTTATGCCTGGGTATTTTTCAAACAGGGCAACTATAATCAGGCGCTGATATACATTGAAAAAGCACTTCAGCTAAATGAAAAAAGTGGCGGAGTGGAGTATGAACATTACGGAGATATTCTATTCCGCCTGAACCGGATATCTGATGCCATTATTTGGTGGAAAAAAGCACAGGAAACAGGCGAAGGATCCACATTACTTGAATCAAAAATTAAAGACGGAAAACTCTATGAATAA